A genomic window from Silene latifolia isolate original U9 population chromosome 11, ASM4854445v1, whole genome shotgun sequence includes:
- the LOC141610644 gene encoding putative GPI-anchored protein At4g28100, with protein MDFHHTLFLLTTITITILLLTSPHLPPTSAGLLSEPVPEPDQPTTPNTVPAFPVQPDPSPTQPQTPCHLDLSNELFGGVTEACSHSLDRSRCCPVLAAWLYAAHARSALQLPPPVSPDSDSGSDQLPMMPESDSQKCVNSLQNSLLKHNIHLPQPNATCDTVLCFCGIRLHQIASLSCPAAFNVTVSGSVSRYRNDNATPTANVRNLEKNCRNSSYAGCTKCLGALQKLNTGDKNKTKSDGSRASKMFKKDCQLMGLTWLLARNKTAYIPTVSAVLRAMMYSAHPHESKCSPDQENMPLAVDSLQFYKYSNVASSPSSIPLVLSFLSLLLISFLLNNY; from the exons ATGGATTTTCACCACACCTTGTTTTTACTCACCACCATCACAATCACCATCCTCCTCCTAACTTCACCTCACCTCCCTCCCACCTCAGCCGGTCTACTCTCCGAACCAGTCCCTGAACCCGACCAACCCACAACCCCAAACACCGTCCCAGCATTCCCGGTCCAACCGGACCCATCCCCAACCCAACCCCAAACCCCATGCCACCTAGACCTCTCCAACGAACTCTTCGGTGGCGTAACCGAAGCCTGTTCCCACTCCCTCGACCGGTCTCGCTGTTGTCCGGTTCTAGCCGCTTGGCTCTACGCAGCTCACGCCCGGTCCGCTCTCCAACTCCCTCCTCCGGTCTCACCCGACTCCGACTCCGGCTCGGACCAGCTCCCAATGATGCCCGAGTCGGACTCGCAGAAATGCGTCAACTCGCTTCAAAACTCACTTTTAAAACATAACATTCACCTTCCTCAGCCGAATGCCACATGCGACACCGTTTTGTGTTTTTGTGGAATTCGGCTTCATCAGATTGCGTCATTGAGTTGTCCTGCAGCGTTTAATGTGACGGTTTCGGGGTCGGTGTCGCGGTATCGGAACGATAACGCGACACCGACCGCGAATGTGAGGAATTTGGAGAAGAATTGTAGGAATTCTTCTTATGCTGGTTGTACTAAATGTCTTGGTGCTCTTCAGAAg CTAAACACCGgcgacaaaaacaaaacaaaatcagACGGAAGCCGAGCatcaaaaatgttcaaaaaagacTGTCAACTAATGGGACTAACATGGTTACTAGCTCGAAACAAAACAGCCTATATACCAACAGTTTCAGCTGTCCTACGAGCCATGATGTACAGTGCTCACCCTCACGAGTCGAAATGTAGTCCTGATCAAGAAAACATGCCCTTAGCCGTCGACTCCCTCCAATTTTACAAGTACTCCAATGTCGCTTCATCTCCGTCATCCATCCCTCTCGTCCTCTCATTCCTATCTCTACTTCTCATTTCTTtcctattaaataattattag